In a genomic window of Primulina huaijiensis isolate GDHJ02 chromosome 10, ASM1229523v2, whole genome shotgun sequence:
- the LOC140987028 gene encoding HMG1/2-like protein isoform X2 — protein MKGGRSKTESKKGDAKLSVKKGAPSSGKKPAAKKGKAAKDPNAPKRPASAFFVFMEDFRKQFKEKHPNNKSVAAVGKAGGDKWKSMSDAEKAPFVAKAEKRKAEYEKTLQAYNKKKAEGTDAEEESDKSKSEVHDDEDDDDEGSAEV, from the exons ATGAAGGGCGGAAGGTCGAAAACGGAATCCAAAAAGGGTGATGCGAA GCTATCGGTGAAGAAAGGAGCTCCATCCTCTGGAAAAAAGCCGGCGGCGAAGAAGGGAAAGGCAGCTAAGGATCCAAACGCTCCTAAGAGGCCTGCTAGTGCTTTCTTTGTTTTCAT GGAGGACTTCAGGAAGCAGTTCAAAGAAAAGCACCCGAATAACAAATCCGTTGCCGCT GTCGGTAAAGCTGGTGGTGACAAATGGAAATCAATGTCTGATGCG GAGAAAGCTCCCTTTGTCGCCAAGGCTGAGAAGAGGAAGGCTGAATACGAGAAAACTCTCCAAGCCTACAACAAGAAAAAG GCCGAAGGAACTGATGCTGAAGAAGAGAGTGACAAGTCGAAGTCTGAAGTGCATGACGACGAAGACGATGACGATGAAGGCAGCGCAGAGGTATGA
- the LOC140987028 gene encoding HMG1/2-like protein isoform X1 — translation MKGGRSKTESKKGDAKLSVKKGAPSSGKKPAAKKGKAAKDPNAPKRPASAFFVFMEDFRKQFKEKHPNNKSVAAVGKAGGDKWKSMSDAEKAPFVAKAEKRKAEYEKTLQAYNKKKAEGTDAEEESDKSKSEVHDDEDDDDEGSAEDDDEDDED, via the exons ATGAAGGGCGGAAGGTCGAAAACGGAATCCAAAAAGGGTGATGCGAA GCTATCGGTGAAGAAAGGAGCTCCATCCTCTGGAAAAAAGCCGGCGGCGAAGAAGGGAAAGGCAGCTAAGGATCCAAACGCTCCTAAGAGGCCTGCTAGTGCTTTCTTTGTTTTCAT GGAGGACTTCAGGAAGCAGTTCAAAGAAAAGCACCCGAATAACAAATCCGTTGCCGCT GTCGGTAAAGCTGGTGGTGACAAATGGAAATCAATGTCTGATGCG GAGAAAGCTCCCTTTGTCGCCAAGGCTGAGAAGAGGAAGGCTGAATACGAGAAAACTCTCCAAGCCTACAACAAGAAAAAG GCCGAAGGAACTGATGCTGAAGAAGAGAGTGACAAGTCGAAGTCTGAAGTGCATGACGACGAAGACGATGACGATGAAGGCAGCGCAGAG GATGATGATGAGGATGATGAAGACTAA